A genome region from Geobacter pickeringii includes the following:
- a CDS encoding metallophosphoesterase family protein produces MKLVILSDTHGNQPLALAIIDAHGDADHIVHLGDEIDDACFLEDATGRDIVKVSGNCDCSFDSPRETLLDLEGHTVLITHGDLYNVKTGMERLKKRARAEKADIVLYGHTHLAAIDELDGILYVNPGCLKKGCEQLSYAVLTLENGSVSAKIIPASIPLS; encoded by the coding sequence ATGAAACTGGTAATTCTTTCCGATACTCACGGCAACCAGCCCCTGGCTCTCGCCATTATCGACGCCCATGGCGATGCTGATCATATCGTCCACCTGGGTGACGAAATCGACGATGCCTGTTTCCTGGAAGACGCGACCGGCAGGGACATCGTGAAGGTGAGCGGGAATTGTGATTGCTCCTTCGATTCCCCCCGTGAGACGCTGCTTGATCTTGAAGGGCACACCGTCCTCATTACCCATGGTGACCTTTACAATGTAAAAACGGGGATGGAGCGGCTGAAAAAACGGGCACGGGCCGAAAAGGCCGACATCGTTCTCTACGGTCACACCCACCTCGCCGCCATTGACGAACTCGACGGCATCCTCTACGTCAACCCCGGCTGCCTCAAGAAGGGGTGCGAGCAGTTGAGCTACGCCGTGCTCACCCTCGAAAACGGATCCGTATCAGCCAAGATCATCCCCGCATCGATTCCCCTCTCCTAG
- a CDS encoding 4Fe-4S dicluster domain-containing protein encodes MKRIYTLEDACIGCHLCEVACITEHSPSKDPVKAFLHEPVRPISRCTVEEWDGGIVSFSTTCRHCDEPDCMRACISGAIQKFDNGVVRVDTEQCVGCWSCVMACPYGAIQRNLTKKKANKCDLCPDRKSPACVDACPNRALVYKEGSQK; translated from the coding sequence ATGAAGCGAATCTACACTCTCGAAGACGCCTGCATCGGCTGTCACCTCTGCGAGGTCGCCTGCATCACCGAACACTCCCCGTCGAAGGATCCGGTCAAGGCATTCCTCCACGAACCGGTCCGCCCCATCTCGCGCTGTACGGTCGAAGAGTGGGACGGCGGCATCGTCTCCTTCTCCACCACCTGTCGTCACTGCGACGAGCCCGACTGCATGCGGGCATGCATCTCGGGCGCCATCCAGAAATTCGACAACGGCGTCGTCCGGGTCGATACCGAGCAGTGCGTCGGTTGCTGGTCTTGCGTCATGGCATGCCCCTACGGTGCCATCCAGCGCAATCTCACCAAAAAGAAGGCAAACAAGTGCGACCTCTGCCCTGATCGCAAGAGCCCGGCCTGCGTCGACGCCTGCCCCAACCGCGCGCTTGTCTACAAGGAGGGGAGCCAGAAATGA
- a CDS encoding response regulator transcription factor, with the protein MGKILIVDDDKAFSRLLKSYIKQYYPILRVQVCSDPVRALSFIRKGNLDLLLVDYEMPVLDGEKVANYAREVGVDKSRIIILSSREADFLHEQFPLGTCLAVMNKYETAQKAVLDMIFSSLQRKAAANAG; encoded by the coding sequence ATGGGCAAGATTCTGATCGTTGATGACGACAAGGCCTTTTCGCGGTTGCTGAAGAGCTATATCAAGCAGTACTATCCCATTTTGAGAGTTCAGGTGTGCAGCGACCCCGTGCGCGCCCTGTCATTCATCAGAAAGGGGAACCTTGACCTGTTGCTTGTGGATTATGAAATGCCGGTGCTTGACGGGGAAAAGGTGGCAAACTACGCCCGCGAGGTCGGCGTCGACAAGAGCAGGATCATCATTCTGTCGAGTCGGGAGGCTGATTTTCTTCACGAGCAGTTTCCCCTGGGGACGTGTCTGGCCGTAATGAACAAGTATGAAACGGCGCAGAAGGCGGTGCTCGACATGATCTTCAGTTCTTTGCAGCGTAAAGCGGCGGCGAACGCCGGCTGA
- a CDS encoding glutamate synthase-related protein: protein MLYKTVTESFNEFIIDRSDAKCIRCKVCIRQCAYEVHSYQEEADVLTEDNTLCIGCRRCSALCPTGAITIRANEEAFKRNESWSGAHIRNLYAQADTGGILLAAMGNPAKYPIYWDHMLLDASQVTNPSIDPLREPMELRTYLGKKPHAIEVVRDEQTGKPKLATKLTPQLKLEYPFIFSAMSYGALNLNAHKAMAAAAQELGTLYNTGEGGLHKDLYQYGKNVIVQVASGRFGVSEQYLNAGVGIEIKVGQGAKPGIGGHLPGEKVNSEISETRMIPMGSDAISPAPHHDIYSIEDLRQLIFALKEATNYEKPVSVKIAAVHHVAAIASGVARAGADIITIDGFRGGTGAAPQVIRDNVGIPMELALAAVDSRLRDEGIRNQVSIVVGGGVRSSGDAIKAIALGADAINLGTSTLLALGCTLCQRCYTGKCPWGITTNNPYLAKRLNPELGAERLVNLVHAWGHEMKEILGGMGLNALESLRGNRYKLRAVGLSEKDMNLLGVMPAGE, encoded by the coding sequence GTGCTGTACAAAACCGTAACAGAGTCGTTCAACGAATTCATCATCGACCGCAGTGACGCCAAGTGCATCCGCTGCAAGGTCTGCATCCGCCAGTGCGCCTACGAGGTCCACTCGTACCAGGAGGAGGCAGATGTCCTGACGGAGGACAACACCCTCTGCATCGGCTGCCGCCGCTGTTCGGCCCTCTGTCCCACCGGCGCCATCACCATCCGCGCCAACGAGGAGGCCTTCAAGCGGAACGAGTCGTGGTCCGGCGCCCACATCCGCAACCTCTATGCCCAGGCCGATACCGGCGGCATCCTGCTTGCTGCCATGGGGAACCCGGCAAAATACCCGATCTACTGGGACCACATGCTCCTCGACGCTTCCCAGGTCACCAACCCGTCCATCGACCCGCTCCGCGAGCCGATGGAACTGCGGACCTACCTGGGCAAGAAGCCCCACGCTATCGAAGTCGTGCGGGACGAGCAGACGGGCAAGCCAAAACTCGCCACCAAACTCACGCCGCAACTGAAGCTGGAATACCCCTTCATCTTCTCCGCCATGAGTTACGGCGCCCTGAACCTCAACGCTCACAAGGCGATGGCAGCTGCCGCCCAGGAACTCGGCACCCTTTACAACACCGGCGAGGGTGGTCTCCACAAGGACCTCTACCAGTACGGCAAGAACGTCATCGTTCAGGTGGCGTCGGGACGGTTCGGCGTCAGTGAGCAGTACCTGAACGCCGGCGTCGGGATCGAGATCAAGGTGGGCCAGGGAGCCAAGCCGGGAATCGGCGGGCACCTCCCCGGCGAAAAGGTCAACAGCGAGATTTCCGAGACCCGGATGATTCCCATGGGCTCCGACGCCATTTCGCCGGCTCCCCACCACGACATCTACTCCATCGAAGACCTGCGTCAGCTGATCTTTGCGCTGAAAGAGGCGACCAACTACGAAAAGCCGGTATCGGTCAAGATCGCGGCGGTCCACCATGTGGCGGCCATTGCTTCCGGCGTGGCCCGGGCCGGTGCCGACATCATCACCATCGACGGCTTCCGCGGGGGGACCGGTGCAGCACCCCAAGTCATCCGCGACAACGTCGGGATTCCGATGGAACTCGCCCTCGCCGCCGTGGATTCGCGGCTGCGGGACGAGGGGATCAGGAACCAGGTTTCGATCGTGGTCGGCGGCGGCGTCCGCTCCTCGGGAGACGCCATCAAGGCTATCGCCCTCGGCGCCGATGCCATCAACCTCGGCACCTCGACCCTCCTCGCCCTGGGCTGCACCCTCTGCCAGCGTTGCTACACCGGCAAGTGCCCCTGGGGAATCACCACCAATAACCCGTACCTCGCCAAGAGACTCAATCCGGAACTCGGTGCCGAGCGGCTGGTGAACCTCGTCCACGCCTGGGGTCACGAGATGAAGGAGATCCTCGGCGGCATGGGGCTCAACGCCCTCGAATCGCTGCGCGGCAACCGCTACAAGCTTCGCGCGGTGGGGCTCTCGGAAAAAGACATGAATCTTCTGGGCGTGATGCCCGCTGGAGAATAG
- a CDS encoding NAD(P)/FAD-dependent oxidoreductase has product MNYVIIGNSVAAVGAVRGIRSVDQSGNITVISRERHVAYGRPLISYLLGGLVTEKRMAYLPEDFYEKNRVNLLLDSEVIGVDPTGRSVRLAAGDTIAYDKLLVATGGDPFVPPIEGMADKERIFTFTTWDDAAKLKGIANDIERVVVIGGGLIGLKAAEGLHLLGKQITIVELADRILSMAFDRPAGRIVSKKMKANGIDVLTEETVVRIEGEGSDITGVTLRSGDFIPCDTVIVAIGVRPACTFLKESGVEVNRGIVVDDRMEASVEGIFAAGDVAEAKDFFTGVKNPMPIWPDAYIQGDIAGVSMAGGTKEYAGGIAMNSIELFKVPTISMGITNPPEPKEFEILTYMDQESYLYRKIVIKDGLLAGAVLVGAVDRAGIFAGLIRDKMDVTPFKEQLLAPDFGFAHLPKELRNTLFAPAGKITETGKPARAVGH; this is encoded by the coding sequence ATGAATTACGTGATCATCGGAAACTCCGTGGCCGCCGTCGGCGCCGTCCGAGGCATCAGAAGCGTTGACCAGAGCGGCAACATCACGGTCATCTCCCGTGAGCGCCACGTCGCCTACGGCCGTCCCCTCATCTCCTACCTCCTTGGCGGCCTCGTCACCGAGAAGCGGATGGCCTACCTTCCCGAAGACTTCTACGAGAAGAACCGAGTCAACCTCCTCCTCGACTCCGAGGTGATCGGCGTCGACCCCACAGGCCGGAGCGTCAGACTTGCCGCGGGCGACACCATCGCGTACGACAAGCTCCTCGTCGCCACCGGCGGCGACCCCTTCGTCCCCCCCATCGAGGGGATGGCCGACAAGGAGCGGATCTTCACCTTCACCACCTGGGATGACGCGGCGAAGCTCAAGGGGATTGCCAACGACATCGAAAGGGTCGTCGTCATCGGCGGCGGTCTCATCGGGCTCAAGGCGGCCGAAGGCCTGCACCTCCTCGGCAAGCAGATCACCATCGTAGAACTGGCCGACCGGATTCTCTCCATGGCCTTCGATCGTCCCGCAGGGCGGATCGTTTCCAAGAAGATGAAGGCCAACGGCATCGACGTCCTTACCGAAGAGACGGTGGTCCGGATCGAGGGAGAAGGGTCGGATATCACGGGGGTGACACTCCGTTCCGGCGACTTCATCCCCTGCGACACGGTCATCGTCGCCATTGGCGTTCGTCCGGCCTGCACCTTCCTGAAGGAAAGCGGGGTCGAGGTCAACCGCGGCATCGTTGTCGACGACCGGATGGAGGCCAGTGTCGAGGGGATCTTTGCCGCCGGCGATGTGGCCGAGGCCAAGGACTTCTTCACCGGGGTCAAGAACCCGATGCCGATCTGGCCCGATGCCTACATCCAGGGGGACATCGCCGGCGTCAGTATGGCCGGCGGGACCAAGGAATATGCGGGCGGCATCGCCATGAACTCCATCGAGCTCTTCAAGGTGCCCACCATCTCCATGGGGATCACCAACCCGCCGGAACCGAAGGAGTTCGAGATCCTGACGTATATGGACCAAGAAAGCTATCTCTACCGCAAGATCGTCATCAAGGATGGTCTTCTCGCCGGGGCCGTGCTCGTGGGCGCCGTGGACCGCGCCGGGATTTTCGCCGGCCTCATCCGCGACAAGATGGATGTCACGCCGTTCAAGGAACAGCTCCTGGCCCCTGATTTCGGTTTCGCCCATCTGCCGAAGGAGTTGCGGAACACCCTGTTCGCTCCTGCCGGCAAGATAACGGAGACCGGGAAGCCGGCCCGGGCCGTCGGCCACTGA
- a CDS encoding GltB/FmdC/FwdC-like GXGXG domain-containing protein, giving the protein MKIDAQGLYYRDLNQKIREAVAAGATEIDLVNVNGQYFIGDGINKPVTITIHGVPGNDLAAFMNGATIVVNENGQDNIGNTMNAGKVIVHGHAGDVLGYGMRGGRVHIRKDVGYRVGIHMKSYDENKPVLIAGGKAGDFFGEYMAGGVLILLGMFSDDADKPMHGFRFGTGMHGGTIYVRGMVDEKKLSQEVGVFELTAEDRQVLEEYLMEYCADFGIDFAEVMSGEFVKILPKSKRPYGNMYCPMPR; this is encoded by the coding sequence ATGAAAATCGATGCACAGGGTCTCTACTACCGGGACCTCAACCAGAAAATCCGCGAGGCGGTGGCTGCGGGCGCCACGGAGATCGACCTGGTCAATGTGAATGGCCAGTACTTTATCGGCGACGGGATCAACAAACCCGTTACCATAACCATCCACGGCGTGCCGGGGAACGATCTTGCCGCGTTCATGAACGGCGCCACGATCGTTGTGAACGAGAACGGACAGGACAACATCGGCAACACGATGAACGCCGGCAAGGTGATCGTCCACGGCCACGCCGGCGACGTCCTCGGCTACGGGATGCGCGGCGGCCGGGTTCACATCCGCAAGGATGTCGGCTACCGGGTCGGCATCCATATGAAGTCCTACGACGAGAACAAGCCGGTCCTCATCGCGGGGGGCAAGGCCGGCGACTTTTTCGGCGAGTACATGGCCGGCGGGGTCCTGATCCTGCTCGGAATGTTCAGCGATGACGCGGACAAGCCGATGCACGGCTTCCGTTTTGGGACCGGCATGCATGGCGGAACGATCTACGTCCGGGGGATGGTCGACGAGAAGAAGCTTTCTCAGGAAGTCGGCGTCTTCGAGCTGACCGCGGAGGATCGCCAGGTGCTGGAAGAATACCTGATGGAGTACTGTGCTGATTTTGGCATCGACTTCGCCGAGGTGATGAGCGGAGAGTTTGTGAAGATTCTTCCGAAGAGCAAGCGCCCCTACGGCAACATGTACTGTCCGATGCCGCGCTGA
- a CDS encoding DUF1858 domain-containing protein, which translates to MITKDMTIGDIIRMYPVTLKVFEKHGLDCYECQVADYEQLEHGAGVHKTDVALLLKELNEAISS; encoded by the coding sequence ATGATCACCAAAGACATGACCATCGGCGATATCATCCGCATGTACCCCGTAACGCTCAAGGTTTTCGAGAAGCATGGCCTGGACTGCTACGAGTGCCAGGTCGCCGACTACGAACAACTGGAGCACGGCGCCGGCGTCCACAAGACCGACGTCGCTCTTCTGCTCAAAGAACTGAACGAGGCAATCTCATCCTGA
- the sppA gene encoding signal peptide peptidase SppA: MNRKYVAAGIVIVVAVTILFAFSVQVVRLFLGDSPVVLTSEEGVGYLEVKGPIIDCEETIKQIHELKKRSNVKAVVFRIDSPGGVVGPSQEIYEEMKKLAAAKKVVVSMGSIAASGGYYIAVPASVIYANSGSITGSIGVLMKMSNIEGLLGKVGLKAFTIKSGRFKDVGSPLREMTPQDRAILQGVIDNLHGQFVKAVADGRKLPVEKVRALADGRVYTGEQALSLHLVDRLGTLQDAVMEAGRLAGIKGEPKLIMPPKKRKLLRDMLVEGVSGIIGEAGQRENSFSVNYQLEGAPR; this comes from the coding sequence ATGAACAGAAAATACGTCGCTGCGGGTATCGTCATCGTTGTGGCGGTCACGATTCTCTTTGCTTTCTCGGTGCAGGTGGTGCGGCTGTTTCTGGGGGATTCTCCGGTTGTTCTCACCAGCGAAGAGGGGGTGGGGTACCTGGAAGTCAAGGGCCCCATCATCGACTGCGAAGAGACGATCAAGCAGATTCACGAGCTGAAAAAACGGTCGAATGTCAAAGCGGTGGTCTTCAGGATCGATTCTCCCGGCGGTGTCGTCGGGCCGTCCCAGGAGATTTACGAAGAGATGAAAAAGCTCGCCGCCGCGAAGAAGGTGGTGGTCTCCATGGGCAGCATCGCCGCCTCGGGAGGCTATTACATTGCGGTACCCGCCTCGGTGATCTACGCCAATTCGGGATCCATAACCGGCAGCATCGGTGTCCTCATGAAAATGTCGAACATCGAGGGGCTCCTCGGCAAGGTGGGGCTGAAGGCGTTCACCATCAAGAGCGGCCGGTTCAAGGACGTCGGTTCGCCGTTACGGGAGATGACCCCGCAGGATCGAGCGATTTTGCAGGGGGTTATCGACAATCTGCACGGGCAGTTCGTGAAGGCGGTGGCCGACGGGCGCAAACTGCCGGTCGAAAAGGTGAGGGCGTTGGCCGACGGACGCGTCTATACCGGAGAGCAGGCCCTGTCGCTTCATCTTGTTGACCGGCTCGGTACGCTCCAGGATGCCGTCATGGAGGCGGGGCGACTCGCCGGAATAAAAGGGGAGCCGAAGCTGATCATGCCGCCGAAGAAGCGTAAGCTGCTCCGCGATATGCTCGTGGAAGGGGTCAGCGGCATCATTGGTGAAGCGGGCCAGCGAGAGAACTCGTTCAGCGTGAATTACCAACTGGAAGGTGCCCCCCGCTGA
- a CDS encoding ABC transporter substrate-binding protein: MTVTRYLAILILGIATLCSGSAAGAGKVVATVLTSDMPRYREAHRSFVKALSARGYDQGSVEILTQTPNPDPISWANTLRKFNAVKPDVIVTFGASATLAALQETDNAIPVVFADVYGPVETGMTRSMSKSGTNLCGASSKVPVATLVKTMADIRPVRTLGILYNNREAGAIVQLKELKRLAAQHGFTVVEANVPTAAGLDAALGHLVSRSDCLFVTESSVVGKQFDRIMRKANEARLPVISTVPEAAEKGALVTLEISPAEQGQLAAEYAAKILAGKKPGELPIATAHKVELVVNLHTAKGLGLQIPFRTLNAATKVLK, encoded by the coding sequence ATGACCGTGACTCGTTACCTAGCCATCCTGATTCTGGGTATCGCAACGCTCTGCAGCGGGAGTGCGGCCGGCGCGGGGAAGGTGGTGGCGACGGTGCTGACCAGCGATATGCCGCGCTACCGGGAAGCCCACCGCTCCTTCGTGAAGGCCCTTTCCGCCCGCGGATACGACCAGGGAAGCGTGGAGATCCTTACCCAGACCCCCAACCCCGACCCGATCTCGTGGGCGAATACGCTCAGGAAATTCAACGCCGTCAAACCCGACGTAATCGTGACTTTCGGCGCTTCCGCGACCCTGGCGGCGCTCCAGGAGACCGACAACGCCATTCCGGTGGTCTTTGCCGATGTCTACGGCCCCGTCGAAACCGGCATGACGCGAAGCATGTCGAAATCGGGGACCAATCTCTGCGGAGCCAGCTCCAAGGTCCCCGTGGCAACGCTGGTGAAGACCATGGCGGATATCCGTCCGGTGCGAACACTTGGCATTCTGTACAATAATCGGGAGGCGGGAGCCATCGTGCAGCTCAAGGAGTTGAAACGCCTTGCGGCACAGCACGGTTTCACGGTGGTTGAGGCCAATGTTCCGACTGCCGCCGGCCTTGACGCGGCGCTCGGCCATCTCGTTTCGCGGTCTGACTGCCTCTTCGTCACGGAGAGTTCGGTGGTTGGAAAGCAGTTCGACCGGATTATGCGCAAGGCGAATGAGGCGCGATTGCCGGTCATTTCCACGGTCCCCGAGGCAGCGGAGAAGGGGGCCCTCGTAACCCTCGAGATAAGTCCAGCGGAGCAGGGACAGCTCGCGGCGGAGTACGCTGCCAAGATCCTCGCGGGGAAGAAGCCCGGTGAGCTGCCAATTGCCACAGCGCACAAGGTGGAGCTGGTGGTCAACCTCCATACGGCGAAGGGCCTCGGGCTACAGATCCCGTTCCGTACCCTGAATGCCGCGACCAAGGTTCTCAAGTAG
- a CDS encoding DmsE family decaheme c-type cytochrome — protein sequence MNEKTKIRAVLLTVVAGVFPFLAACAALKQDRPLLPVQEYERMIVGRLDAEYVGTDNCVSKCHRHEKIADDFKHSVHGEQIKPETGLPLVNCESCHGPGSLGIEQISDDVADNDAKKIKCDTSTFLDIKNLPTPAQSLICLKCHSAASTPSLALWNASAHALNDVGCFDCHKLHKGPQQKVSREEMAEMCYGCHPEVRAQNNLFSHHPLREKKMACTDCHDPHGSVQPNLLKGNTVKEVCTRCHMDKQGPFAFEHADVTENCANCHTPHGSINNNLLNAAMPFLCLQCHAGHSIGANPSDATRTLFNNRCTDCHSQIHGSDVPTSTQKKGDFLK from the coding sequence ATGAACGAGAAAACGAAGATCAGAGCCGTTCTGCTCACCGTTGTCGCCGGTGTTTTCCCTTTTCTGGCCGCCTGTGCCGCACTTAAGCAAGACCGTCCCCTCCTTCCGGTTCAGGAATACGAACGGATGATCGTCGGTCGACTCGATGCCGAGTACGTGGGGACCGACAACTGCGTTTCCAAGTGTCATCGGCACGAAAAGATCGCCGATGATTTCAAGCACAGCGTCCACGGGGAACAGATCAAGCCGGAGACGGGGCTGCCGCTGGTGAACTGCGAGTCGTGCCATGGCCCGGGAAGTCTCGGCATCGAGCAGATTTCCGATGATGTTGCGGATAACGACGCGAAAAAGATCAAATGCGACACGAGCACGTTCCTCGATATCAAGAATCTCCCCACCCCCGCCCAGTCCCTGATCTGCCTGAAATGTCACTCTGCCGCCTCGACGCCGAGCCTCGCGCTCTGGAATGCGAGTGCCCACGCCTTGAACGATGTGGGATGTTTTGATTGCCACAAACTCCACAAGGGTCCTCAGCAGAAGGTGAGCCGCGAGGAGATGGCGGAGATGTGCTATGGTTGCCATCCCGAGGTCAGGGCCCAGAATAATCTCTTTTCCCATCATCCGCTCCGGGAGAAGAAGATGGCCTGCACCGATTGCCACGACCCCCACGGCTCCGTGCAGCCGAACCTGCTCAAGGGGAATACGGTCAAAGAGGTATGCACCCGCTGCCACATGGACAAGCAGGGGCCTTTCGCCTTCGAGCATGCCGACGTCACTGAAAACTGCGCCAATTGCCATACTCCTCACGGTTCGATCAACAACAATCTCCTGAATGCGGCGATGCCGTTCCTTTGCCTTCAGTGCCATGCGGGACATTCGATCGGCGCGAATCCGTCCGACGCCACCAGAACGCTCTTTAATAACCGTTGCACCGATTGCCACTCGCAGATCCACGGCAGCGATGTCCCGACCAGCACACAGAAAAAGGGAGACTTCCTCAAGTGA
- a CDS encoding class II glutamine amidotransferase: MNVTRKPTHNFQKDISNCGLTGFISKSGKLVGGEVIIKSIALMHDRGNGLGGGFGAYGIYPDYKEFFAFHLMYESGMALQLTEEYLERHFFIEQHEEIPTRRTPAIVNPPVFKRYFVKPLETPDYQEAIEFQGMTDEDVVVRHVMSINNEIEGAFVVSSGKNMGAFKGVGYPEEIADFFRLEEYQGYIWTAHNRFPTNTPGWWGGAHPFTLLDWSIVHNGEISSYGINKRYLEMYGYLCTMLTDTEVVAYTLDLLIRKHGLTPELASLALASPFWDIIDALPEDERQLLTAIRQVYGSALLNGPFAILFASNEGLIGLNDRVKLRPLVCATKDDFVYMASEEAAIREICPKPDKVWAPRGGEPVIAKLDPGVI; encoded by the coding sequence ATGAACGTTACACGCAAACCGACCCACAACTTCCAGAAAGATATCTCCAACTGCGGTCTCACCGGCTTTATCTCCAAGTCGGGGAAGCTCGTCGGGGGAGAGGTCATCATCAAATCGATCGCCCTCATGCACGACCGGGGTAACGGCCTCGGCGGCGGGTTCGGCGCCTACGGGATCTATCCCGATTACAAGGAATTCTTCGCCTTCCATCTGATGTACGAGAGCGGCATGGCCCTCCAGTTGACCGAAGAGTACCTGGAGCGCCACTTCTTCATCGAGCAGCACGAGGAGATCCCGACGCGCCGCACGCCGGCCATCGTCAATCCGCCGGTCTTCAAGCGCTACTTCGTAAAGCCGCTCGAAACGCCGGACTACCAGGAAGCGATCGAATTCCAGGGGATGACCGACGAAGACGTTGTCGTCCGGCACGTCATGTCCATCAACAACGAGATCGAAGGGGCGTTCGTCGTCTCTTCCGGCAAGAACATGGGGGCGTTCAAGGGGGTCGGTTACCCCGAGGAGATCGCCGATTTCTTCCGACTCGAGGAGTACCAGGGGTACATCTGGACCGCCCACAACCGCTTCCCCACCAACACGCCGGGGTGGTGGGGTGGAGCCCACCCGTTCACCCTCCTCGACTGGTCCATCGTCCATAACGGCGAGATCTCGTCCTACGGCATCAACAAGCGCTACCTTGAGATGTACGGCTACCTCTGCACCATGCTGACCGACACCGAGGTCGTCGCTTATACCCTCGACCTGCTCATCCGCAAGCACGGGCTCACGCCAGAGCTGGCGAGCCTGGCCCTGGCCTCCCCCTTCTGGGATATCATTGACGCCCTTCCCGAGGACGAGCGCCAGCTGCTGACCGCCATCCGCCAGGTTTACGGAAGCGCGCTTCTCAACGGCCCCTTCGCCATCCTCTTCGCCAGCAACGAGGGGCTCATCGGCCTCAACGACCGCGTCAAGCTCCGTCCCCTGGTCTGCGCCACGAAGGACGACTTCGTCTACATGGCGTCCGAGGAAGCGGCAATCCGCGAAATCTGTCCGAAGCCCGACAAGGTCTGGGCTCCGCGCGGCGGCGAACCGGTCATCGCGAAACTGGATCCTGGCGTAATCTAA
- a CDS encoding PilZ-like domain-containing protein gives MKEQPPNYSSYFDVGLRVEVRFPRTEDLAFRDWAVVTLFDEDLVAFQLSRDVLPELVKTDIGTILDLRLGKGGSAYCCRSIIVGERTGASITVRLIGGVVPDELREFYRIDAYIPLRYRIPTGESASEIKAHWESSRYGTPTASDSFPPPAVDAGESFGARADHPTPVAANISGSGIRIRTREQFSIGDLLPVELFLPLEPPRTISIVGQVVHVGQVRTREGDSPLFSTALHFYCIDERDQDAIIRFISMVQLEHLRSVRGDAISITDLEYTTYSRRMRRRRIIFATILISLILIALTLLAISRLTGPKGEIEQNYEREIQKYRSTFPWR, from the coding sequence ATGAAGGAACAGCCGCCCAACTACAGCAGCTATTTCGATGTCGGACTCCGGGTCGAGGTTCGTTTTCCCCGCACCGAGGATCTCGCCTTCCGCGATTGGGCGGTCGTCACCCTCTTCGATGAAGACCTCGTGGCGTTCCAACTCTCCCGCGATGTCCTCCCCGAGCTCGTCAAAACCGATATCGGCACGATTCTCGACCTGCGCCTGGGCAAAGGGGGGAGCGCTTACTGTTGTCGCTCGATCATCGTCGGCGAGCGAACAGGGGCGAGCATAACGGTCCGGCTCATCGGTGGGGTCGTTCCGGACGAGTTGAGGGAGTTCTACCGGATTGACGCCTATATCCCGCTGCGCTATCGCATCCCCACGGGAGAGTCGGCCAGCGAAATCAAGGCTCACTGGGAATCCAGCCGCTACGGAACCCCCACCGCCAGTGATAGTTTTCCGCCCCCGGCCGTTGATGCCGGCGAATCCTTCGGAGCGCGGGCGGACCACCCGACGCCGGTGGCGGCAAACATCAGCGGCTCGGGGATTCGGATCAGGACCCGCGAGCAGTTTTCCATCGGCGACCTGCTCCCCGTGGAGCTGTTCCTCCCCCTGGAGCCGCCGCGAACCATTTCGATCGTCGGCCAGGTCGTTCACGTCGGCCAGGTTCGGACCCGGGAGGGTGATTCCCCCCTCTTCAGCACCGCCCTTCACTTTTACTGTATCGATGAACGGGACCAGGACGCCATCATCAGATTTATTTCGATGGTTCAGCTGGAACACCTCCGCTCCGTTCGCGGCGACGCCATCAGCATCACCGATCTGGAGTACACGACCTACTCCCGCCGGATGCGGCGGCGAAGGATCATTTTTGCCACCATCCTGATCTCTCTCATCCTTATCGCCCTGACACTTCTCGCAATCTCGCGGCTCACCGGACCCAAGGGAGAGATCGAGCAGAATTACGAGCGGGAAATCCAAAAGTACCGCTCGACCTTTCCCTGGCGCTGA